The proteins below come from a single Micromonospora citrea genomic window:
- a CDS encoding ABC transporter substrate-binding protein: protein MTRLRLTLISLLAAGVALGGCGGSPAPSTGAPAPSAPPVQQVTHGLTVTDVRGQTVSLKAKPERIVCLTGLCDDTLVELGLTPAATTTPKLVARPDYLGDAGRAVPALPGTFGNEDVAAIAAVRPDLVIGLAGVHDQLRPAVEKFAPLWLVRVKTYEDSVRYLRDVAALTDRGAQQVAAEQRFRDRLAAARAAAREHGLGETTALAMYGGTSIGVNTSDDLLGHLLSQVFDYPWPNRGGGFDSAQAYSVEEILTRDPDVVFIQSFTFGPDAKTVSAQYADNPVWKRITAVREGRAYEVPAELWASGRGTRALGLILDEAVARATA from the coding sequence GTGACACGACTGCGTCTGACCCTGATCTCCCTCCTCGCCGCCGGTGTCGCACTGGGCGGCTGCGGCGGTTCTCCCGCACCGTCCACCGGCGCCCCCGCGCCGTCCGCACCGCCCGTACAGCAGGTCACGCACGGCCTGACCGTGACCGACGTGCGGGGGCAGACGGTCAGCCTGAAGGCGAAGCCCGAGCGGATCGTCTGCCTGACCGGGCTGTGCGACGACACGCTCGTGGAGCTGGGGTTGACGCCGGCGGCGACCACCACGCCGAAGCTCGTCGCCCGCCCCGACTACCTCGGCGACGCGGGGAGGGCGGTGCCGGCCCTGCCGGGCACGTTCGGCAACGAGGACGTGGCGGCGATCGCCGCGGTCAGGCCCGACCTGGTCATCGGTCTCGCCGGGGTGCACGACCAGCTCCGCCCGGCGGTCGAGAAGTTCGCGCCACTGTGGCTGGTCCGCGTGAAGACGTACGAGGACTCGGTGCGCTACCTGCGCGACGTGGCCGCGCTGACCGACCGCGGCGCCCAGCAGGTGGCGGCCGAGCAGCGCTTCCGGGACCGGCTCGCCGCCGCCCGGGCCGCCGCCCGCGAGCACGGGCTGGGCGAGACGACGGCGCTGGCGATGTACGGCGGCACGTCCATCGGCGTCAACACCTCCGACGACCTGCTCGGACACCTGCTGTCACAGGTGTTCGACTACCCGTGGCCGAACAGGGGCGGCGGTTTCGACAGCGCGCAGGCGTACAGCGTGGAGGAGATCCTCACCCGCGACCCGGACGTCGTGTTCATCCAGTCGTTCACGTTCGGGCCGGACGCGAAGACGGTGTCCGCCCAGTACGCGGACAACCCGGTGTGGAAGCGGATCACGGCGGTCCGCGAGGGCCGCGCCTACGAGGTGCCGGCGGAGCTGTGGGCCTCGGGCCGGGGCACCCGGGCCCTGGG
- a CDS encoding DUF6463 family protein, with the protein MTRAGQRLLRWASGIMITLGAGHLALLTAFAGEGVGDWVDRGPWAAVPLAPADGADRTAESLRNEVTFWAGPGSFAVPLILLGWLTWHLAGRGVAVPAGIGWALAAWCLVGGVLLVPSPYFAGVVAGALVVLAARGANRARAARDREDPLT; encoded by the coding sequence CTGACGCGCGCCGGGCAGCGGCTGCTGCGCTGGGCGAGCGGCATCATGATCACGCTCGGGGCGGGCCACCTGGCCCTGCTCACCGCCTTCGCCGGGGAGGGCGTCGGCGACTGGGTCGACCGTGGACCGTGGGCCGCCGTCCCACTCGCGCCGGCGGACGGCGCCGACCGGACCGCGGAGTCCCTGCGCAACGAGGTGACCTTCTGGGCCGGCCCGGGAAGCTTCGCCGTACCCCTGATCCTGCTGGGCTGGCTGACCTGGCACCTCGCCGGGCGCGGCGTGGCCGTACCCGCCGGGATCGGCTGGGCGCTCGCGGCGTGGTGCCTCGTCGGCGGCGTCCTGCTCGTGCCGTCGCCGTACTTCGCGGGCGTCGTCGCCGGCGCGCTCGTCGTGCTGGCCGCACGGGGAGCAAATCGCGCCCGCGCCGCGCGGGACCGGGAGGACCCCCTGACGTGA
- a CDS encoding peptidoglycan-binding domain-containing protein, protein MLTRRNLLTGAAAAAVGAAVTGRAAHAALPVVDMEALIKAAQIDPRRADTAITTGSKDSVLLVERALQARGLLSATYVDGHFGTSTVAAYAAYQRSLGYSGLDATGLPGQTSLRLLGEGRFTVTRLLTPGGVVAFRGVQVNTRTRAMLLEAERLLGGQLTITQGSYNVSNPASAGTHDGGGALDLSVSGMSTTYRTTVVRQLRRVGFAAWLRTPAQGNWPYHIHAIALADTDQAANAQHQAGDYYLGLNGLANRGADDGPAVTPKVTWEEYQRTT, encoded by the coding sequence ATGCTGACCAGAAGGAACCTGTTGACCGGCGCGGCCGCTGCCGCGGTCGGGGCCGCGGTCACGGGGCGGGCGGCCCACGCGGCCCTTCCCGTGGTGGACATGGAGGCGCTCATCAAGGCCGCCCAGATCGACCCGCGCCGCGCGGACACGGCGATCACCACCGGCAGCAAGGACAGCGTGCTCCTCGTGGAACGCGCCCTGCAGGCGCGGGGCCTGCTGTCGGCCACCTACGTCGACGGCCACTTCGGCACCAGCACCGTCGCGGCCTACGCCGCCTACCAGCGCTCCCTGGGATACTCGGGACTCGACGCCACCGGCCTCCCCGGCCAGACGTCGCTGCGGCTCCTGGGTGAGGGGCGCTTCACCGTGACCCGGCTGTTGACCCCGGGCGGCGTCGTCGCGTTCCGGGGCGTGCAGGTGAACACGCGCACCAGGGCCATGCTGCTGGAGGCCGAGCGGCTGCTCGGCGGCCAGTTGACCATCACCCAGGGCTCGTACAACGTCAGCAACCCGGCCTCCGCCGGCACCCACGACGGCGGCGGAGCCCTGGATCTCTCCGTCAGCGGCATGTCCACCACCTACCGGACCACGGTCGTGCGGCAGTTGCGCCGGGTGGGCTTCGCGGCGTGGCTGCGCACGCCGGCGCAGGGAAACTGGCCGTACCACATCCACGCCATCGCCCTGGCCGACACGGACCAGGCCGCGAACGCACAGCACCAGGCCGGCGACTACTACCTCGGCCTCAACGGGCTGGCCAACCGGGGCGCCGACGACGGTCCCGCCGTCACGCCCAAGGTGACCTGGGAGGAATACCAGCGGACGACCTGA
- a CDS encoding PadR family transcriptional regulator has product MTARAMTEPAFFILTALLDAPRHGYGIVADVAELSHGRVQLKIGSLYGALDRLVGDGLVELDREEAWQGRLRRYYRLTERGRDALDAEARRMAANARLATTRLRAHRNPAPGTSS; this is encoded by the coding sequence ATGACCGCCCGGGCGATGACCGAACCAGCCTTCTTCATCCTCACCGCGCTGCTCGACGCCCCGCGCCACGGATACGGGATCGTGGCGGACGTGGCGGAGCTGTCGCACGGCCGCGTCCAGCTCAAGATCGGCTCCCTCTACGGGGCACTGGACCGGCTCGTCGGTGACGGGCTGGTCGAGCTGGACCGCGAGGAGGCGTGGCAGGGCCGGCTACGCCGGTACTACCGGCTGACCGAGCGGGGCCGCGACGCCCTCGACGCGGAGGCGCGACGGATGGCCGCCAACGCCCGCCTCGCCACCACCCGGTTGCGGGCCCACCGGAACCCGGCCCCCGGGACGTCGTCGTGA
- the prfH gene encoding peptide chain release factor H, translating to MSVHLLMSAGRGPRECAWALAHLLRRLEADATRRNLTTRRVESVPGDRPDTYRSVMVRILGAGAEAFAASWTGTLCWRAPSPYRAGHGRRNWYVTARPCQLDTATTTFAEADVDVVACRTGGPGGQHRNKASTAVRATHRPSGIVVVVDTERQFSLNRRIAVQLLRQRIERRDEAARGAAVTARWRVHDELVRGDPTRVERPEPPGPQTAPRLRARRRQRQSTAPR from the coding sequence GTGAGCGTCCACCTGCTCATGTCCGCCGGGCGCGGCCCGCGGGAGTGCGCCTGGGCGCTGGCCCACCTGCTGCGCCGGCTGGAGGCCGACGCCACCCGGCGGAACCTGACGACCCGCCGGGTGGAGTCGGTGCCCGGCGACCGGCCCGACACCTACCGGTCCGTGATGGTCCGGATCCTCGGCGCCGGAGCCGAGGCGTTCGCCGCCTCGTGGACCGGCACCCTGTGCTGGCGGGCCCCCAGCCCCTACCGGGCGGGCCACGGCCGGAGGAACTGGTACGTCACCGCCCGGCCGTGCCAGCTCGACACCGCGACGACGACGTTCGCGGAGGCGGACGTCGACGTCGTCGCCTGCCGCACCGGCGGCCCGGGCGGCCAGCACCGGAACAAGGCCAGCACGGCGGTGCGGGCGACCCACCGCCCCTCGGGCATCGTGGTCGTCGTGGACACCGAGCGGCAGTTCAGCCTCAACCGCCGCATCGCCGTCCAGCTGCTGCGGCAGCGCATCGAGCGCCGCGACGAGGCGGCGCGCGGCGCCGCCGTCACCGCCCGGTGGCGCGTCCACGACGAGCTCGTACGCGGCGACCCCACCCGCGTCGAACGTCCGGAGCCGCCGGGGCCGCAGACCGCCCCCCGGCTACGGGCGCGTCGCCGACAGCGGCAGTCCACCGCGCCGCGCTGA
- a CDS encoding RNA ligase RtcB family protein, whose product MSPHHLRQDSLPKSSPATVSVFASANSWIESDALVQCQRVAALDGMVHVAAMPDLHPGKGAPIGAAMASTVLYPFLVGSDIGCGIAVFPVKLRRVVPERIAARFPDLDRALDPEQDADDPAWAALDGEVPAGHVEGLGTVGRGNHFVELSRVGTVLDSGHASRLGLEAGDLVLVVHSGSRGLGERILRAHTEAHGAGPAPDSAAYLAQHDAAVRWGSLNRRLLAARVAHALGAEPGAPIVDQCHNLVEVRDGVYLHRKGAAPGDGRDVLVAGTRGTPSYLVAAHAGPDANHSVAHGAGRKMSRADALRRGRAKHTVEELRRTPLGSLVVCGDRQLLFEEAPSAYKRIEQVIGDLVHHGLATPVATTVPLVTYKTADAGSASRDARRDGRRGRGRP is encoded by the coding sequence TTGTCCCCGCATCATCTCCGGCAGGACTCCCTGCCGAAGTCCTCCCCGGCCACCGTCTCCGTCTTCGCCTCCGCCAACAGTTGGATCGAGTCCGACGCCCTCGTGCAGTGCCAGCGGGTGGCCGCGCTCGACGGCATGGTCCATGTCGCCGCCATGCCGGACCTGCACCCCGGCAAGGGCGCCCCGATCGGCGCCGCCATGGCGTCCACGGTGCTGTACCCGTTCCTGGTGGGCTCCGACATCGGGTGCGGCATCGCCGTGTTTCCCGTCAAGCTCAGGCGCGTCGTACCCGAGAGGATCGCCGCCCGCTTCCCCGACCTGGACCGCGCGCTGGATCCCGAGCAGGACGCGGACGACCCGGCCTGGGCGGCGCTGGACGGCGAGGTGCCCGCCGGTCACGTCGAAGGGCTCGGTACGGTGGGCCGGGGCAACCACTTCGTCGAGCTGTCACGGGTCGGAACGGTCCTCGATTCCGGCCACGCGAGCCGCCTCGGGCTCGAGGCCGGCGACCTGGTGCTCGTCGTGCACAGTGGCTCCCGGGGTCTGGGCGAGCGGATCCTGCGGGCGCACACCGAGGCACACGGCGCGGGCCCCGCCCCCGACTCCGCCGCCTACCTGGCGCAGCACGACGCCGCCGTACGCTGGGGCTCGCTCAACCGGCGGCTCCTGGCCGCCCGGGTCGCCCACGCGCTGGGGGCCGAACCCGGCGCGCCGATCGTCGACCAGTGCCACAACCTGGTCGAGGTCCGCGACGGGGTCTACCTGCACCGCAAGGGGGCAGCGCCGGGTGACGGCCGCGACGTGCTCGTCGCCGGCACGCGCGGCACCCCGTCCTACCTCGTGGCCGCCCACGCCGGCCCGGACGCCAACCACTCGGTGGCGCACGGCGCCGGGCGCAAGATGTCCCGCGCCGACGCCCTGCGCCGGGGCCGCGCCAAGCACACCGTCGAGGAGCTGCGCCGCACACCGCTGGGGTCGCTGGTGGTGTGCGGCGACCGCCAACTGCTCTTCGAGGAGGCGCCCTCGGCCTACAAGCGCATCGAGCAGGTGATCGGTGACCTGGTCCACCACGGCCTGGCCACCCCCGTCGCCACGACGGTGCCCCTGGTCACCTACAAGACCGCCGACGCCGGCTCCGCGTCCCGCGACGCGCGCCGCGACGGCCGGCGTGGGCGGGGCCGGCCGTGA
- a CDS encoding VOC family protein: MTSEVIYVADRESVPTLCQVVLDCTDARALAEFYQALLGLVYRPGDEPPEAGEADERGRDWLVLRTPGGAPQIAFQQVDHLPEATWPEHTVPQQLHLDLTVTSVEELLVQHERVLRLGGRLRYDRIDDPDEPLRVYADPAGHPFCVFVA, from the coding sequence ATGACGTCGGAGGTGATCTACGTGGCCGACCGGGAGAGTGTGCCCACGCTGTGCCAGGTGGTGCTCGACTGCACCGACGCCAGGGCCCTGGCGGAGTTCTACCAGGCCCTGCTGGGGCTGGTCTACCGGCCCGGCGACGAGCCGCCGGAGGCGGGCGAGGCCGACGAACGCGGTCGCGACTGGCTCGTGCTGCGGACGCCGGGCGGCGCCCCCCAGATCGCCTTCCAGCAGGTCGACCACCTGCCGGAGGCGACCTGGCCGGAGCACACGGTGCCGCAGCAGCTGCACCTGGACCTGACCGTGACGTCGGTCGAGGAACTGCTGGTGCAGCACGAGCGTGTGCTGCGCCTCGGCGGCCGGCTGCGGTACGACCGCATCGACGACCCCGACGAGCCGCTCCGCGTGTACGCCGATCCGGCCGGCCACCCGTTCTGCGTCTTCGTCGCCTGA
- a CDS encoding DUF2804 domain-containing protein, whose product MTHEREITEPVDLCLPNGRLNPAAVGWSRRPLHRANLRGWGRAKRWEYWGIVTPTHIVGLVVSSLDYAGVHGVYVLDRRTGVETDREAVVPLARGAVFPPVSGAGPVRASGSGLAFHIDQRPDGTTIRAAAPGVDVDVEVPLPPGHESLGVVVPWSTRRFQYTVKDVGRPVRGTLRLDGTAHPIGGDDSFAVLDHGRGKWPYAVRWNWAAGSGPGRAIQLGGRWTDGTGSTENALLLDGRLHKIGTELAWRYDRADWLRPWRITGTGVDVEFHPFHERVARTNLGVLANETHQCFGHFSGWVCAADGERVDLDGLVGWAEEARNRW is encoded by the coding sequence GTGACGCACGAGCGCGAGATCACCGAGCCGGTCGACCTGTGCCTGCCGAACGGGCGGCTGAACCCGGCGGCGGTCGGCTGGAGCCGCCGGCCGCTGCACCGGGCGAACCTGCGCGGCTGGGGGCGGGCCAAGCGGTGGGAGTACTGGGGGATCGTCACCCCGACGCACATCGTCGGCCTGGTCGTGTCGTCGCTGGACTACGCCGGCGTGCACGGCGTCTACGTCCTGGACCGCCGCACGGGCGTCGAGACCGACCGGGAGGCGGTCGTCCCGCTCGCCCGCGGCGCGGTGTTCCCGCCGGTCAGCGGGGCGGGGCCGGTGCGGGCGAGCGGGAGCGGGTTGGCGTTCCACATCGACCAGCGCCCGGACGGCACCACGATCCGCGCCGCCGCGCCCGGCGTGGACGTCGACGTGGAGGTGCCGCTGCCGCCGGGGCACGAGTCGCTCGGCGTCGTGGTGCCGTGGAGCACCCGCCGCTTCCAGTACACGGTGAAGGACGTGGGCCGGCCGGTGCGGGGCACGCTGCGCCTCGACGGCACGGCGCACCCGATCGGCGGGGACGACTCGTTCGCCGTGCTCGACCACGGCCGCGGCAAGTGGCCGTACGCCGTCCGCTGGAACTGGGCGGCCGGCAGCGGACCGGGCCGGGCGATCCAGCTCGGCGGCCGCTGGACCGACGGCACCGGCTCCACCGAGAACGCCCTCCTGCTCGACGGGCGGCTGCACAAGATCGGCACCGAACTCGCCTGGCGCTACGACCGCGCCGACTGGCTGCGCCCGTGGCGGATCACCGGCACGGGGGTGGACGTGGAGTTCCACCCGTTCCACGAGCGGGTCGCCCGCACCAACCTCGGCGTGCTGGCCAACGAGACCCATCAGTGCTTCGGCCACTTCTCCGGCTGGGTGTGCGCCGCCGACGGGGAACGCGTCGACCTCGACGGCCTCGTCGGCTGGGCGGAGGAGGCACGCAACCGCTGGTAG
- a CDS encoding MFS transporter yields MTPSPHHTDTRIPATPAPARRVPGPWLAVLAGPLSFGIAAPALIVDDIARALDVGSESAALAVTAFGWGIALGTALLAAVLARRGLPALLAASAALVSAGTLLVVLAPALPVLVAGAAVQALGSAGLTVAAMSLADSARRMGVVTASLAVVGSTGPLVGALVADVLSWRATLALPLLGVLAVPAVRRGGAAPTPPRSRLDGLGTLLLALLVTALVVVPHRPLAAGPAAVVLVLLLAARARVRPDGPVPAALTGNARYLAACALTFALGVVNFALLYAAPDLLHRHAGWTSAQTGVVLLAPYLFGGLCSAFLVAASARVSSRVVVGALLAAGVAAPLVAAVGTAVPLLLAAMATGSLAAATGQGALAVRATAAVPAAHRAEALGLFTVAYLLSVAFGPAIAVALTLP; encoded by the coding sequence GTGACCCCATCGCCGCACCACACCGACACCCGCATTCCCGCCACCCCGGCACCGGCGCGCCGGGTGCCGGGGCCCTGGCTCGCGGTGCTGGCCGGTCCCCTGTCGTTCGGGATCGCCGCGCCGGCACTGATCGTCGACGACATCGCGCGGGCCCTGGACGTGGGTTCCGAGTCGGCGGCGCTGGCCGTGACCGCCTTCGGCTGGGGCATCGCCCTGGGCACGGCGCTGCTGGCGGCGGTGCTGGCCCGTCGCGGCCTGCCGGCCCTGCTGGCCGCCTCTGCCGCGCTGGTGTCGGCGGGGACGCTGCTGGTCGTGCTCGCCCCGGCCCTGCCGGTGCTGGTGGCCGGCGCCGCCGTGCAGGCGCTGGGCTCGGCCGGACTGACGGTCGCGGCGATGAGCCTGGCCGACTCGGCCCGGCGGATGGGGGTGGTCACCGCGTCGCTGGCGGTCGTCGGCTCCACCGGCCCGTTGGTCGGCGCGCTGGTCGCCGACGTGCTCTCGTGGCGGGCCACGCTGGCGCTGCCGCTGCTGGGGGTGCTGGCAGTGCCCGCGGTCCGCCGCGGCGGCGCCGCGCCGACGCCGCCCCGGTCGCGTCTGGACGGGCTCGGCACGCTCCTGCTGGCCCTGCTCGTCACCGCGCTGGTCGTCGTTCCGCACCGGCCCCTGGCCGCCGGCCCGGCCGCCGTCGTGCTGGTGCTGCTCCTGGCAGCCCGGGCGCGCGTCCGGCCCGACGGCCCCGTGCCCGCCGCGCTGACCGGCAACGCCCGGTACCTGGCCGCGTGCGCGCTGACCTTCGCGCTGGGGGTGGTCAACTTCGCCCTGCTGTACGCCGCACCGGACCTGCTGCACCGCCACGCGGGTTGGACGAGCGCGCAAACCGGGGTGGTGCTGCTGGCGCCGTACCTGTTCGGCGGCCTCTGCTCGGCGTTCCTGGTGGCGGCGTCCGCGCGCGTGTCGTCCCGGGTGGTGGTCGGCGCGCTGCTGGCCGCCGGTGTGGCCGCGCCGCTGGTGGCCGCGGTCGGCACCGCCGTACCGCTGCTGCTCGCGGCGATGGCCACCGGCTCCCTCGCCGCCGCCACGGGACAGGGCGCTCTCGCGGTACGCGCCACCGCGGCCGTCCCGGCCGCCCACCGGGCCGAGGCGCTGGGCCTGTTCACCGTGGCCTACCTGCTCAGCGTGGCGTTCGGCCCGGCGATCGCCGTGGCGCTCACGCTGCCCTGA
- a CDS encoding BTAD domain-containing putative transcriptional regulator: protein MRFGVLGTVVVWTSTGAAVAVPGLKVRALLADLLVHEGRPVPVDRLVEDLWAGRPPGNALGALQVKVSQLRRALETGEPGGRELVGSGDAGYRLRIAAESVDAGQFAALLARSRAQAEPARRVALLTEALALWRGPAYADFADEPFARQAVERLGEQRLAALEDLAEARLALGEHALLTGELADLVDRHPWRERLRAVHLRALYGSGRQREALAAYDRFRRDLRDELGLDPGPDLVELHRAILRQDPALRPPAAPPPRARTNLPAPASAGPYGGLIGRDEAVEAVRERLAGERLVTLTGPGGVGKTRLAAEAARTLADRFPDGVWMVELAGQPALAEPAAVGEIADAVADTLDIREDGAPGLPGDLSRDATDRLVDALRDRRTLLVLDNCEHVVVPVAHLAERLLGAAAELRILATSREPLGVAGEATLPVPPLALPEPGATAEQVAQAPAVRLFLARARAAEPGVTLDAETAATVTTICRRLDGVPLALELAASRLRALDPAELAARLDDRFRLLSSGRRTAPARQQTLRAVIDWSWELLSGRERAVLRRLAVFVDGATLPAAERVCADGRVAPEDVLDVLARLVDRSLVSVRQGEQPRRYRLLETVAAYGAEQLERAGEAAATRRRHAEFHARLADDAAARLRGHDQHAALRELDGDVANLRAAADAAAAHGWAHLGLRLATSLAWYRLVRGRLREARAALRTALETVPAGADDTAPDALRLRASTWLAAIATRDGDPAAPRQRVLDGYADTDAQGRAFAQWLFAFTLLGSGDTAEAARLLGAALATFRAAGDRWGIAAALATRVELALVQGDLSTARHDCETSRSLFVRLGDCWGQAHSTSLLGTLAEIGGDYAAAAASYREALRIAEQLRLWASVSRQLASLGRLALLAGDHDEAVAHHERALRLAEEQSNRPAAAFAGTGLAMIARRRGDLDAAESRQRDLLDWNRRTGYLPGCALALAELGFVAEQRGDAATAERRHRESLDAARATGDRRAVALALEGLAGVAGLAGEHRRAARLLGAAGALREGAGAPLPTAERYDVDRITARSRAALGADELAAELGRGARLDPDDLGAELGRGGRLDVGDPPLTGDGQRTVTAR from the coding sequence GTGCGATTCGGGGTGCTCGGCACGGTGGTGGTCTGGACGTCGACCGGCGCCGCCGTCGCCGTGCCCGGCCTGAAGGTGCGGGCACTGCTGGCCGACCTGCTGGTTCACGAGGGGCGCCCGGTGCCCGTCGACCGGCTCGTCGAGGACCTGTGGGCGGGACGGCCGCCCGGCAACGCGCTCGGCGCGCTGCAGGTCAAGGTCTCCCAGCTGCGCCGGGCGCTGGAGACCGGCGAGCCGGGCGGCCGCGAACTGGTCGGGTCCGGCGACGCCGGATACCGGCTGCGGATCGCGGCCGAGTCGGTCGACGCCGGGCAGTTCGCGGCCCTGCTCGCGCGCTCGCGGGCGCAGGCCGAGCCGGCGCGGCGGGTCGCCCTGCTGACCGAGGCGCTGGCCCTGTGGCGCGGTCCCGCGTACGCCGACTTCGCCGACGAGCCGTTCGCGCGTCAGGCCGTCGAACGCCTCGGCGAGCAACGGCTGGCCGCGCTGGAGGATCTCGCCGAGGCGCGGCTCGCGCTCGGCGAACACGCCCTGCTCACCGGCGAGCTGGCCGACCTCGTGGACCGCCACCCGTGGCGCGAGCGGCTGCGGGCCGTGCACCTGCGCGCGTTGTACGGGTCGGGACGCCAGCGCGAGGCGCTGGCCGCCTACGACCGGTTCCGCCGCGACCTGCGCGACGAACTGGGCCTGGATCCGGGGCCGGACCTGGTCGAGCTGCACCGGGCGATCCTGCGTCAGGACCCTGCCCTGCGACCGCCGGCGGCGCCACCGCCCCGCGCCCGGACCAACCTGCCCGCCCCGGCGTCGGCCGGACCGTACGGAGGGCTGATCGGGCGCGACGAGGCCGTCGAGGCCGTTCGCGAGCGGCTGGCGGGGGAGCGGCTGGTGACGCTGACCGGCCCGGGCGGGGTGGGCAAGACGCGGTTGGCGGCCGAGGCGGCCCGTACCCTCGCCGACCGGTTTCCCGACGGGGTCTGGATGGTGGAGCTGGCCGGTCAGCCGGCCCTCGCCGAGCCGGCGGCGGTCGGCGAGATCGCCGACGCGGTGGCCGACACCCTCGACATCCGCGAGGACGGCGCGCCGGGCCTGCCGGGTGACCTGTCCCGCGACGCCACCGATCGGCTCGTCGACGCGCTGCGTGACCGCCGGACGCTGCTGGTGCTGGACAACTGCGAGCACGTCGTCGTGCCGGTCGCCCACCTGGCCGAGCGGTTGCTCGGCGCCGCCGCCGAGCTGCGGATCCTGGCGACCAGTCGGGAACCGCTCGGTGTCGCCGGCGAGGCGACGCTCCCCGTGCCGCCGCTGGCGCTGCCCGAGCCGGGGGCGACGGCGGAGCAGGTCGCGCAGGCCCCCGCCGTACGGCTGTTCCTGGCCCGCGCCCGCGCCGCCGAGCCGGGCGTCACCCTCGACGCGGAGACCGCCGCGACCGTCACCACGATCTGCCGGCGCCTCGACGGTGTGCCGCTGGCGCTGGAGCTGGCCGCGTCCCGCCTGCGCGCGCTCGACCCGGCGGAGCTGGCGGCCCGGCTCGACGACCGGTTCCGGCTGCTGTCGTCCGGCCGGCGCACCGCCCCGGCGCGCCAGCAGACCCTGCGTGCCGTCATCGACTGGAGCTGGGAGTTGCTCTCGGGCCGTGAACGCGCGGTGCTGCGGCGGCTGGCCGTCTTCGTCGACGGCGCCACACTGCCCGCCGCCGAGCGGGTGTGCGCCGACGGTCGGGTGGCGCCCGAGGACGTCCTCGACGTGCTGGCCCGGCTGGTCGACCGCTCCCTGGTGAGCGTCCGTCAGGGCGAACAGCCGCGCCGCTACCGGCTGCTGGAGACCGTCGCCGCGTACGGCGCTGAGCAGCTCGAACGCGCCGGCGAGGCCGCCGCGACGCGCCGTCGGCACGCCGAGTTCCACGCCCGCCTCGCCGACGACGCCGCCGCGCGCCTGCGCGGCCACGACCAGCACGCCGCGCTGCGGGAGCTCGACGGCGACGTCGCGAACCTGCGGGCGGCGGCGGACGCGGCGGCGGCGCACGGCTGGGCGCACCTGGGCCTGCGGCTGGCCACCTCGCTTGCCTGGTACCGGCTGGTGCGGGGCCGCCTCCGTGAGGCCCGCGCGGCGTTGCGGACGGCGCTGGAGACCGTGCCGGCCGGCGCGGACGACACCGCTCCCGACGCGCTGCGGCTGCGGGCGTCGACGTGGCTGGCCGCGATCGCCACCCGCGACGGCGACCCGGCCGCGCCGCGACAGCGCGTGCTCGACGGGTACGCGGACACCGACGCGCAGGGCCGGGCGTTCGCGCAGTGGCTGTTCGCCTTCACGCTGCTCGGCTCCGGTGACACCGCCGAGGCGGCGCGCCTGCTCGGCGCGGCCCTGGCGACGTTCCGGGCGGCCGGCGACCGGTGGGGGATAGCGGCGGCCCTGGCCACCCGCGTCGAGCTGGCGCTCGTGCAGGGCGACCTGTCGACCGCGCGGCACGACTGCGAGACCAGCCGGTCGTTGTTCGTCCGGCTCGGCGACTGCTGGGGGCAGGCGCACTCGACCAGCCTGCTGGGCACCCTCGCCGAGATCGGCGGCGACTACGCGGCCGCCGCAGCGTCGTACCGGGAGGCGCTGCGCATCGCCGAGCAGCTGCGGCTGTGGGCGTCGGTCTCCCGCCAGCTGGCCAGCCTCGGCCGGCTGGCCCTGCTGGCGGGAGACCACGACGAGGCCGTGGCCCACCACGAGCGCGCGCTGCGGCTGGCCGAGGAGCAGTCGAACCGGCCCGCGGCGGCGTTCGCCGGCACCGGCCTGGCGATGATCGCGCGCCGGCGCGGCGACCTCGACGCCGCCGAGTCACGCCAGCGGGACCTGCTCGACTGGAACCGCCGGACCGGCTACCTGCCGGGCTGCGCGCTGGCGCTGGCGGAGCTGGGATTCGTCGCCGAGCAGCGCGGCGACGCCGCCACCGCCGAACGCCGCCATCGGGAGTCGCTCGACGCCGCCCGCGCCACCGGGGACCGCCGCGCCGTCGCCCTGGCCCTGGAGGGACTGGCCGGCGTTGCCGGCCTGGCCGGCGAGCACCGCCGCGCCGCCCGGCTGCTGGGCGCGGCGGGGGCGTTGCGCGAGGGGGCGGGGGCGCCGCTGCCGACGGCGGAGCGGTACGACGTGGATCGGATCACCGCGCGCTCCCGCGCCGCGCTCGGCGCCGACGAACTCGCCGCCGAACTGGGGCGTGGCGCGCGGCTGGACCCCGACGACCTCGGCGCGGAGCTGGGGCGCGGCGGGCGGCTGGACGTGGGGGATCCGCCGCTGACCGGGGACGGTCAGCGCACCGTCACCGCGCGGTAA